CCTTAACATGGAATCCTGATTCGGCCAACATAATTATGAGTTCAGGTACAGCCCTATTAAAGAgggattatttttctgtgtctctcaccTCATTGACCTTTTTCTGGCCCGGTGAGGGCACAGGACTGTGGTCAGTGCTGTCGACCTCGCTGTCGCTGTTGCTGGCTTCACTGTTAGCACTGGCACCACTTGCGTGTCGCAGCTTCTTCTTCTCATCCCGTCCTTGGTTTTGGTGTTTGTAGTGCAGCACCGCCTCAAAGTTCATGACGGCCCAGGCATGCCAGGCCTGCAGAAAGACAATACAAACTGTGTAAAACTGGATTTCTAAAAAGTGGTATCTGAAAATGACTTGTTTGTTCATGATGTAATTTCCCAGTTTACTGAGGGGCAGATATCTCTCTGATCAAAACACATGAATTGGGGTTGTTGGGGATGAATGGGGAGAAAAATATGTGggtattgtgacatttttatagcCGGCAGCACGGGCAGGGACAACAAAAGATGTTCTCAGCTCTTCCATCACCTCATACCTTTACATCAGAGGAGGTACTGCAAGTAAAACAATCTAATGAGCAAAATAGCTGAGCTGtgcacaaacaaaaccaaaaactaaacaatgtTACGACATGTTTGGTGAAAGGGCAATAAAATAGGTTGTAAGGTTTTTTCTGTTGACACATCAGTGTCAGAGCCGCCTCCTGCCGACACAGCTGGGATTTTACTGCTGCCAGAAAGAAGTCAAAAGTGAAAGGTTAGAGTTAAAAGGGAACTACTGACCTTGTACCAGTTGCGGTCATGCTCAGTAGAATGGCTGTAATACTGCAGAACTTTGGGGATGGTGCTCTCATTGATGCCCTGCAGACTGAGCTGCCACTCCCCGAGTTTCAAGAAACATCTACATAAAGAAAggggagaaacagaaaaacagggaCATT
The nucleotide sequence above comes from Plectropomus leopardus isolate mb unplaced genomic scaffold, YSFRI_Pleo_2.0 unplaced_scaffold1916, whole genome shotgun sequence. Encoded proteins:
- the LOC121965239 gene encoding serine/threonine-protein kinase mTOR-like; translation: MKYMWKSARKIDAFQHMQHFVQGMQQQAQHAIAAEDQQHKQELHKLMARCFLKLGEWQLSLQGINESTIPKVLQYYSHSTEHDRNWYKAWHAWAVMNFEAVLHYKHQNQGRDEKKKLRHASGASANSEASNSDSEVDSTDHSPVPSPGQKKVNE